In one Conger conger chromosome 5, fConCon1.1, whole genome shotgun sequence genomic region, the following are encoded:
- the cnr1 gene encoding cannabinoid receptor 1, translated as MKTVLGDVADTTFRTITSGLQFLGSNDVNYEDPTIDADFSKGGFPLQKPLSAFRSNSYPGKVPAEEELILKGIAFYPTNVTDILGNRSTFGEEGSTIQCGENFMDMECFMILTPSQQLAVALMALTLGTFTVLENLVVLCVILHSRTLRCRPSYHFIGSLAVADLLGSVIFVYSFLDFHVLHRKDSPNVFLFKLGGVTASFTASVGSLFLTAIDRYISIHRPLAYRRIVTRTKAVIAFCMMWAISIIIAVLPLLGWNCKRLKSQCSDIFPLIDKNYLMFWIGVTSVLVIFIIYAYMYILWKAHHHAVRMLSRTSQKSLVVYSADGTKVQTTRPEQARMDIRLAKTLVLILVVLIICWGPVLAIMVYDLFWRMDNFTKTIFAFCSMLCLLNSTVNPIIYALRSKDLRHAFFNTFQMCRSTAQPLDNSLESDCQNRGVNISANRAAESCVKTTVKIAKVTMSVSTETSAEAV; from the coding sequence ATGAAGACTGTACTGGGCGACGTTGCCGACACCACATTCCGGACAATAACCTCTGGGTTGCAGTTCCTTGGCTCCAACGATGTCAATTATGAAGACCCCACCATTGATGCCGATTTCTCCAAGGGCGGCTTCCCTTTACAGAAACCTCTGTCCGCCTTCCGCAGTAACTCTTATCCTGGGAAAGTGCCGGCGGAAGAGGAGCTCATTCTCAAAGGCATTGCTTTCTACCCAACCAATGTCACAGACATTTTGGGGAACAGGAGCACCTTCGGGGAAGAGGGCAGCACCATCCAGTGCGGGGAGAACTTCATGGACATGGAGTGTTTCATGATCCTCACCCCGAGCCAGCAGTTGGCGGTGGCGCTGATGGCACTCACGCTGGGCACGTTCACGGTGCTGGAGAACTTGGTGGTCCTGTGCGTGATCCTGCACTCGCGTACTCTCCGCTGCCGACCCTCCTACCACTTCATCGGGAGCTTGGCGGTGGCCGACCTGCTGGGGAGCGTCATCTTCGTCTACAGCTTCCTGGATTTCCACGTCCTTCACCGCAAGGACAGCCCCAACGTTTTCCTCTTCAAGCTGGGCGGGGTGACGGCCTCCTTCACCGCCTCTGTGGGCAGCCTTTTCCTGACCGCCATCGACCGTTACATCTCCATCCACCGGCCCCTGGCCTACAGGCGCATTGTCACCCGCACCAAGGCTGTCATCGCCTTCTGCATGATGTGGGCCATCTCCATCATCATCGCGGTGCTCCCCCTGTTGGGCTGGAACTGCAAGCGCCTCAAATCACAGTGCTCGGACATCTTCCCCCTCATCGACAAGAACTACCTGATGTTCTGGATCGGGGTGACCAGCGTTCTGGTCATCTTCATCATCTACGCCTACATGTACATCCTGTGGAAGGCCCACCATCATGCCGTGAGGATGCTCAGCCGCACCTCCCAGAAGAGTCTGGTGGTGTATTCGGCGGACGGCACCAAAGTGCAGACCACTCGGCCGGAGCAGGCCCGTATGGACATCCGGCTGGCCAAGACGCTGGTGCTCATCCTGGTGGTGCTGATCATCTGCTGGGGCCCCGTGTTGGCCATCATGGTCTACGACCTCTTCTGGAGGATGGACAACTTCACCAAGACGATCTTCGCCTTCTGCAGCATGCTCTGCTTGCTCAACTCCACCGTCAACCCCATCATCTACGCCCTGCGAAGCAAGGACCTGCGCCACGCCTTCTTCAACACCTTCCAAATGTGCCGAAGCACCGCTCAGCCGCTGGACAACAGCCTGGAGTCCGACTGCCAGAACCGGGGCGTCAACATATCCGCCAACAGAGCCGCGGAGAGCTGCGTAAAAACCACTGTGAAAATAGCCAAAGTGACCATGTCTGTCTCCACGGAGACCTCCGCGGAAGCCGTCTGA